A segment of the Terriglobia bacterium genome:
ATATACGTTCTCCGTCGCCGTGATCGTGCCGGCCGGAGTCAGCGCCTTCTCGACTTCTTCGTTATTGAGGAGCAGCGTCATCGATTCAGGAACTGTCCGGTCTTCAGAAATGGAATGAGACCGCCGGCCTGCAGCATCTGCAGCAGAAATTCCGGCGCGGGTGCGCCTTTGATGGATTTGCCGGTCGTCAGGTTCATCGCGATGCCGTTGGTAATATCGACGCGAATGCGGTCACCGTTGTTCATAAGGTCGTGAATACCGGCAACTTCAAGAATCGGAAGTCCCACCTCGTGGCCATTGCGATAAAACGTCCGTGAAAAACCCTCCGCAACCACCGCAGCCACGCCCGTCGCCTTAATGGCCTTCGGAGCGATCGCGCGGCCCGACGAGCAACCGAAGTTTCGCCCGGCGACGATGATGTCGCCCTTCTGAACCTTCAGAGGAAATTCCGGGTTGAGCGACTCCAGAACGTGCTTCGCCATCTCGGGAAAGCTTTTCCAGACGACGCTGGTGGGCGTGATTTCATCGGTCGGGATGTTGTGTCCGAACTTCCAGCAGATTCCTTCGAATACCACGGCGAGATTTTACATCACCTGTAAACTGTAGCGGGCATGAGACGGCTGA
Coding sequences within it:
- a CDS encoding 3-isopropylmalate dehydratase; translated protein: MVFEGICWKFGHNIPTDEITPTSVVWKSFPEMAKHVLESLNPEFPLKVQKGDIIVAGRNFGCSSGRAIAPKAIKATGVAAVVAEGFSRTFYRNGHEVGLPILEVAGIHDLMNNGDRIRVDITNGIAMNLTTGKSIKGAPAPEFLLQMLQAGGLIPFLKTGQFLNR